From the genome of Miscanthus floridulus cultivar M001 chromosome 10, ASM1932011v1, whole genome shotgun sequence, one region includes:
- the LOC136488579 gene encoding glycine-rich cell wall structural protein 1-like produces MGWLAALPPPPLLLLLLLPPLPSSFLSFLLFSDRSGQGAEAEDGGKGPGPGVEARRGRTGVATRQRGGARTGLRRRAGARPGGVAGHGRGRGRAARRRGRAGRCGRARPGPGLGGAAAGAGPGGGRGRGPGPAGAAGGTAGARCDGGGGRGRIVGGAMTGSEGARRGRAGAEGARQGRGRARRRGGGRGRRPRPACGGGKRCAVRATAVGSGVLACLNCGCIEYSI; encoded by the exons ATGGGTTGGTTGGCggcgcttcctcctcctcctctccttctccttctccttcttccccctcttccttcctccttcctctccttcctcctcttctccgacCGGTCGGGGCAAGGGGCCGAGGCCGAGGATGGCGGCAAGGGGCCGGGGCCAGGGGTGGAGGCGCGGCGGGGCCGAACCGGGGTGGCGACACGACAGCGTGGCGGCGCCAGGACGGGGCTGAGGCGGCGCGCCGGGGCAAGGCCGGGCGGCGTGGCGGGGCATGGACGGGGCCGGGGCCGGGCGGCGCGGCGCCGAGGCAGGGCCGGGCGGTGCGGCAGGGCACGGCCGGGGCCGGGGCTGGGCGGCGCGGCAGCCGGTGCAGGgccgggcggcgggcgcggccggGGCCCGGGGCCGGCCGGCGCGGCGGGGGGCACGGCCGGGGCGCGGtgtgatggtggcggcgggcggggCCGGATCGTGGGCGGCGCCATGACGGGATCCGAGGGGGCGCGCCGGGGCAGGGCTGGGGCCGAGGGGGCGCGCCAGGGcaggggccgggcgaggcggcgcggcggcgggcgagGGCGCAGGCCGAGGCCCGCGTGCGGCGGTGGCAAGCGCTGCGCGGTGCGTGCGACGGCGGTGGGCTCGGGCGTGCTCGCAT gtttgaactgcgggtgcatcgaatattcgatttga